The Vibrio gallaecicus genome contains a region encoding:
- the pstA gene encoding phosphate ABC transporter permease PstA, whose amino-acid sequence MIKWFRSGSPWIWLTGGAVSISMLSVLGLMLLIGWKGLTYFWPAPLYQWQTQVDTESFVSGVDADVSTNDVLIGQLYERKYIPIEQISGDLSQFSAKSIESGFVRRLSIKVANRELYPADFVAILEVDLLEPTMPKEWAVIERSRGGYFFGKPVGFKTASGIRTQNIDQELLRGLAFSDTLRDETSRIVDQEIRDISWQLEKLRLEKRKHQLNEQLTDEYLSSYTLKKEQLNSQLMDAELRLEQLRKQLNIEALLVVDMTGETVEIPLSHILDYWYPNQMTYPEKVTHWGKQVWKFLSENPRDSNSEGGVFPAIFGTVLLVILMSIVVMPLGVVAAIYLHEYAKTNALTRIIRIAVINLAGVPSIVYGVFGLGFFVYTIGGSIDSLFYTERLPAPTFGTPGLLWSSLTLAVLTLPVVIVTTEEGLTRIPSAVRHGSLALGATQFETLWRIILPMASPAIITGLILAIARAAGEVAPLMLVGVVKLASSLPVDSQFPYIHLDRKFMHLGFHIYDVGFQTSNIEAARPLVYATSFLLVTVIVGLNLTAINIRNNLREKYRTLGQD is encoded by the coding sequence ATGATTAAATGGTTTCGCTCCGGCTCTCCGTGGATTTGGTTAACGGGTGGTGCAGTCAGCATTAGTATGCTTTCTGTACTGGGGTTGATGTTATTGATTGGCTGGAAAGGGCTTACTTACTTTTGGCCTGCACCGCTATACCAGTGGCAGACTCAAGTCGATACTGAGTCTTTCGTCTCAGGGGTTGATGCCGATGTTTCGACTAATGATGTACTGATTGGTCAACTTTATGAGCGTAAATATATACCTATCGAACAAATTTCAGGGGACCTAAGCCAATTCTCGGCGAAGAGCATCGAAAGCGGCTTTGTCCGTAGGTTAAGCATTAAAGTAGCGAATCGAGAGCTTTACCCTGCCGATTTTGTCGCCATTCTAGAAGTAGACCTACTTGAGCCTACAATGCCTAAAGAGTGGGCTGTTATTGAACGAAGCCGAGGTGGGTATTTCTTTGGCAAACCGGTCGGCTTTAAAACCGCATCAGGTATCCGCACACAAAATATTGATCAAGAGTTGTTACGTGGTTTAGCGTTTTCAGACACACTTCGAGATGAAACGTCGAGAATTGTAGATCAAGAAATCCGTGATATAAGCTGGCAATTAGAAAAGTTAAGGTTAGAAAAGCGTAAGCATCAACTGAATGAGCAGTTAACTGACGAATACCTCAGTTCCTATACATTGAAAAAGGAACAATTGAATAGTCAGTTAATGGATGCCGAGTTACGTTTAGAGCAATTAAGAAAACAGCTGAATATCGAAGCTTTACTTGTCGTAGATATGACAGGGGAAACGGTTGAAATTCCACTTAGCCATATTTTAGATTATTGGTACCCGAACCAAATGACTTATCCTGAAAAGGTGACGCATTGGGGCAAGCAGGTTTGGAAGTTTTTATCGGAAAACCCTCGAGATTCTAACTCTGAAGGCGGCGTGTTCCCCGCAATCTTTGGCACGGTTTTACTGGTTATATTAATGTCGATCGTTGTGATGCCTTTAGGTGTTGTTGCAGCTATTTATCTTCATGAGTACGCAAAAACGAATGCTCTGACACGAATAATCCGAATTGCTGTCATAAACTTAGCCGGAGTGCCTTCTATCGTTTATGGTGTTTTTGGGCTTGGTTTCTTTGTTTATACCATTGGTGGGTCAATTGATTCATTATTTTACACTGAGCGCTTACCGGCCCCGACCTTTGGTACTCCTGGGTTACTTTGGTCTTCACTTACTTTAGCAGTACTGACTTTGCCTGTAGTGATTGTGACGACAGAGGAAGGTTTAACTCGGATCCCAAGTGCTGTGCGTCATGGTTCATTGGCGTTAGGTGCGACACAATTTGAAACGCTGTGGCGGATTATTTTGCCTATGGCGAGCCCTGCTATTATTACGGGGTTAATTTTGGCAATTGCCCGCGCTGCAGGTGAGGTTGCACCATTAATGCTGGTGGGTGTAGTTAAGCTCGCATCGAGCCTACCTGTAGACAGCCAGTTCCCGTACATTCACCTAGACAGGAAGTTCATGCATTTAGGCTTCCATATTTATGATGTTGGGTTCCAAACATCTAATATTGAAGCTGCAAGACCACTTGTTTATGCGACTTCATTTTTGTTGGTTACAGTGATTGTTGGGCTTAACTTAACGGCAATTAATATCCGAAATAACCTGCGTGAAAAGTATCGTACTTTAGGACAAGATTAA